The Bubalus kerabau isolate K-KA32 ecotype Philippines breed swamp buffalo chromosome 16, PCC_UOA_SB_1v2, whole genome shotgun sequence genome includes a region encoding these proteins:
- the CABP7 gene encoding calcium-binding protein 7, with translation MAGQQAQRQRWKAERGELRTLQPSTVDIFGSSGLSPSPYDVVVGGSDPHTSAGLGLRRRLHPSCLPPNVGLLEAVCAQLLARSCGCLSQPPLTKIREAFKVFDRDGNGFISKQELGTAMRSLGYMPNEVELEVIIQRLDMDGDGQVDFEEFVTLLGPKLSTSGIPEKFHGTDFDTVFWKCDMQKLTVDELKRLLYDTFCEHLSMKDIENIIMTEEESHLGTAEECPVDVETCSNQQIRQTCVRKSLICAFAIAFIISVMLIAANQVLRSGMK, from the exons ATGGCGGGACAGCAAGCCCAGCGACAGAGGTGGAAGGCTGAACGGGGAGAGTTGAGAACCCTTCAACCCTCAACCGTGGATATCTTTG GTTCCTCAGGCCTGTCTCCCTCTCCATACGATGTGGTGGTCGGGGGGAGTGACCCCCACACCTCAGCTGGCCTGGGCCTGCGGAGGCGCCTCCATCCATCCTGTCTTCCCCCAAATGTCGGGCTCCTGGAGGCAGTCTGTGCCCAGCTGTTAGCCCGGAGCTGCGGCTGCCTCTCGCAGCCGCCATTAACGA agaTCCGAGAGGCTTTCAAAGTCTTCGACCGTGATGGCAATGGCTTCATCTCCAAGCAGGAGCTGGGCACAGCCATGCGCTCCCTGGGCTACATGCCCAACGAGGTGGAGCTGGAGGTCATCATCCAGAGGCTGGACATGGACG GTGACGGCCAAGTGGACTTTGAGGAGTTTGTGACCCTCCTGGGACCCAAGCTTTCCACTTCAGGGATCCCAGAGAAGTTCCACGGCACTGACTTTGACACCGTCTTCTGGAAG TGCGACATGCAGAAGCTGACCGTGGACGAGCTAAAGCGGCTGCTCTATGACACCTTCTGTGAGCACCTGTCCATGAAGGACATCGAGAACATCAtcatgacagaggaggagagccACCTGGGCACGGCGGAGGAGTGCCCTGTGGACGTGGAGA CCTGCTCCAACCAGCAGATCCGCCAGACGTGCGTGAGGAAGAGCCTCATCTGCGCCTTCGCCATCGCCTTCATCATTAGCGTCATGCTCATCGCGGCCAACCAGGTGCTGCGCAGCGGCATGAAGTAG
- the ZMAT5 gene encoding zinc finger matrin-type protein 5, translating to MGKRYFCDYCDRSFQDNLHNRKKHLNGLQHLKAKKLWYDMFRDAAAILLDEQNKRPCRKFLLTGQCDFGSNCRFSHMSERDLQELSVQVEEERRAREWPLDIAELPEVRLEDWLEKRAKRLSSAPSSRTEPVRATVFQYPVGWPPVQELPPSLRAPPPGGWPLQPSVQWG from the exons ATGGGGAAGCGTTACTTCTGCGACTACTGCGACCGGTCCTTCCAGGACAACCTCCACAACCGCAAGAAGCACCTGAACGGGCTGCAGCACCTCAAGGCCAAGAAGCTCTGGTACGACATGTTCCGAG ACGCAGCTGCCATCTTGCTGGATGAGCAGAACAAGAGGCCCTGCCGGAAGTTTCTACTGACAG GCCAGTGCGACTTTGGCTCCAACTGCCGCTTCTCCCACATGTCAGAGCGAGACCTGCAGGAGCTGAGCGTCCAGGTGGAGG AGGAGAGGCGGGCCAGGGAGTGGCCGCTGGACATTGCTGAGCTTCCCGAGGTCCGCCTGGAGGACTGGCTGGAGAAGCGAGCCAAGCGGCTGAGCTCCGCCCCAAGCAGCAG GACCGAGCCCGTGAGAGCCACCGTGTTCCAGTACCCCGTGGGCTGGCCGCCAGTCCAGGAGCTGCCTCCGTCCCTGCGGGCACCACCTCCTGGGGGGTGGCCCCTGCAGCCCAGCGTCCAGTGGGGCTGA
- the LOC129629634 gene encoding cytochrome b-c1 complex subunit 9 isoform X2 — protein MAAPTLTARLYSLLFRRTSTFALTIVVGALFFERAFDQGADAIYEHINEGVRAWTVPDLGPF, from the coding sequence ATGGCGGCCCCGACGTTGACTGCGAGGTTGTACTCCTTGCTGTTCCGCAGGACCTCTACCTTCGCCCTCACCATCGTCGTGGGCGCCCTGTTCTTCGAGCGCGCCTTCGATCAAGGCGCAGACGCTATCTACGAACACATCAACGAGGGGGTGAGGGCCTGGACCGTCCCTGACCTTGGGCCCTTCTGA